In Chitinophaga sp. HK235, a single window of DNA contains:
- a CDS encoding aminotransferase class V-fold PLP-dependent enzyme codes for MSEKKSLVYLNTAACGLIPEPIMQAGLSWYSSFTINGSTSSERWRNELQTSIKADAAALLNTAPKNVALIPNFSFTLNAVVQSLKGDEKVLLYRKDYPSLYIPFVINNFDITWIDDEDGFFIDPEKISAVIKEKKINIVAISHVQYQSGFRADLAQLGNICRDNNALLIVDATQSLGAIETDMSALPVDVLIASNYKWMNAGYGNGLLYMNETFLQTYPPKISGNNSQTFRFTDDGYVNEVSINNYEPGSLDMFGFMIMQASLAEKNKTGIRQIAQHNFGLAQKLLSGLASLPVRVIGGQTLENRCSIISVEETGGLHAWLSQNNIITTLRNGLVRISAHYYNTDEDIDAILHCISDWSKR; via the coding sequence ATGTCAGAGAAGAAGTCTTTAGTTTACCTGAATACAGCCGCCTGCGGCCTGATCCCTGAGCCCATCATGCAGGCAGGGCTCAGCTGGTACAGTAGTTTCACCATCAATGGATCAACATCCAGCGAACGGTGGCGCAATGAGCTGCAAACATCCATCAAGGCTGATGCTGCTGCGTTATTGAACACCGCTCCAAAAAACGTTGCGCTCATTCCCAATTTTTCATTTACACTGAATGCAGTGGTCCAGTCGCTGAAGGGCGATGAGAAAGTGCTTTTATACCGAAAAGACTACCCTTCGTTATACATTCCTTTTGTTATCAATAATTTCGACATCACGTGGATAGATGATGAAGATGGATTTTTTATTGATCCGGAGAAGATCAGCGCTGTTATCAAAGAGAAAAAAATCAATATCGTTGCGATCAGCCATGTACAGTACCAGAGTGGATTCAGGGCCGATCTGGCGCAACTGGGAAATATTTGCCGCGATAATAATGCACTGCTTATCGTAGATGCCACACAGAGCCTCGGCGCCATTGAAACAGATATGTCCGCCCTGCCTGTGGATGTACTCATCGCCAGCAACTACAAATGGATGAACGCAGGATACGGAAACGGGCTGCTATATATGAACGAAACCTTTTTACAAACCTATCCCCCGAAAATCAGCGGCAACAATAGCCAGACATTCCGGTTCACCGACGATGGCTATGTCAATGAGGTATCTATTAATAACTACGAGCCGGGCAGTTTGGATATGTTTGGTTTTATGATCATGCAGGCATCGCTGGCAGAAAAAAACAAAACCGGCATACGACAGATAGCGCAACATAACTTCGGGTTAGCGCAAAAACTGTTATCCGGACTGGCATCGTTGCCTGTCCGTGTTATCGGCGGACAGACGCTGGAAAACAGATGTTCCATTATCTCAGTGGAGGAAACCGGCGGATTACATGCATGGCTCTCACAAAACAATATCATCACCACTTTACGAAATGGACTGGTCCGTATCAGTGCACATTATTATAATACAGATGAAGATATAGATGCTATACTGCATTGTATCAGTGACTGGAGCAAGCGATGA